TCTTCTCtgctagaagaagaaggtcaTGAAGAAATTGGTGTGtggaggagagagagagatagagttTTGGAGTTTCAGTGTGAACAAATGAAATGAAGTTTtggtttgtatatatatacactgaGAGTATTTTACATACAAAAGAATTTATCTCCCTTtaaaaatgtgtttgttttcaattttcatattcaaatatatgaGTTCTCcttcatttcattttatttggtaaACAAATAGGGGcccaaacaaataatttttggctttcaagaaaaattcaattttttacaTCTTTTTCACTTTATCTTTTTGGCTAATTTcaatttactttaaaataaatttttactAATAAGTATACTCATCTATTAAtatacagattttttttattccattCGTTTagtaatgttttgtatttttcttttttttcatgcatacatattatttatatttttatgcACAccttatatgtatatgtttcaACTATGTTATCGGACATCCATGCTTTAAAAGTTGGATATATGGACTAGGTTTGGTCCAAGTATGTTAACTGTGATTAAGAAGcgattaaaataataatatatgaataaagAATTTGACTATGTTTAACGTGCGTGACGGCATTAGgttatacaaatatataaaatgaaagaagactTAGACCGGTGGAATTAAAAGGAAGTATCGAGTGTTCTTTTTAGACATTTCAATCTTGGTTTTAAGGTATTTCAACTTTAATGAAAACTCTAGAATAATCATTtcacctttttcttctcttttaacCAGTGATTGACCCAATCCCTACTTAGTTGAGCAATCATGATCATCCTGAGATTATGATATAagtattattcttttttttgttgttgttacacTAATCTTGGAGATATTTAATTATCACTATGAACATAAAAATCCAATCCTGATGTTAACACGAGTTTTAATtagaattaatatttttcaacgAAACATATGAACATGACAACATCCTATTATTAGATTAGATGCGGAACATATTTTTCAAGTTGCAAAGCCTAAGAGAAGTAGCCACCTCTCAAATTTGGTCATAGAAAGATGTAGGTTTGACTCATCAAATAGTGTACGTAATTATGTTGCCTTACTTTGACTCGCTTCTTCATTactttattttggttttgaattgcCACTCCCGCCTtactttcttttccttttcgccatcttttttttttttcgattttgcATGATTgccttatttttcttttacttacaAACTTTTGTAAAATACTAATGGTAAATTAATCTGGAAACCGGAGATCGGTTTTATGTAGCTTATGGATTGTGGGGAGGTAAAACGTCTGAAGAGAACTCATGCTCACGAGAAGTAGCTTCTTCTGTGCGTTTACGGCTTTGGTTTTGTGTGTGAAACTTCGcattatctttgttttgtgtagcACAAACACATTTAACACCCGATATGCCATCTTATTAAAGTAATCGAGAAATCGGTTTTATGAAGCTTTTTCATATATAGGGTGGTTTCGGTTTGATATCAAGACTCCCGTAGTCGCAAACACACTCTTACAAAGATGGTTCAGAGCTATCAGtttttgctgttgttgttttcaACGGATGTATATGGTTCAactatatttacatttttttttaaaagatccAACTATATTAACATTTCATGACACAATCACTCGATAACCAttgaatatatagatattGTAAGACTGACCATGTTCAGTTAACACAAGAAGAGTCCAAATGCTAAATCTTCAAATTTGATGGGCACTAGTCATAGTTTATATGCTAACAACTTTAATAAGAAATTCAAAGGACGTAGCTCGTTGGTGAGCAAAGAATAAGACGACAAGGAGCAATAGGCTTAATGACAGACAATTCGCTAACTTCTAAAGTTGGTCACTTCGTAAGAATGATACAATGAAgcttaatattttaatatatcatattagatatttttggttttggttttaatcaTTTAGATATTTGCATATAACGAATGcaagtaaaaaacaatttaggCGATTGCACAAACCCCACCATTTAGATTTGTTTCCACATATATACTCAATGTTACTATCTTCCAAAACTCATACCAGATTTGTTTTAAACACATTAAACATAGGATCTTCTATGATGAAAGTGTTGTAATGAGCCCGTGTCACCAATTCTCCCATGCATGCTTATTATCGATTTGGGCTCTTTTCAAAGGCCCATCGGTGATATATTGGGCTTTCTAAATGCTGGTTTTGTCTATAGCGCCCAACTTGATCACCTTTAAAATCCTAAACtcatcaaaaaccaaagacCGAATCCAACTTAGAACACGAATACAAATCATGAATGTTAGATCTAAAGGACAAGGTTCcctcaaaaaaaataagaaataattttatacaaaagGAAATGAACAAAAGCAATGTTTATGAGTAAACGCCAAGAGGACAAAATGTAGAACACATTGAAATGGTATCAAATACTAAAACACACTGTTCCATATATTAATGCACAATATCACTAAGAGCTGCCATTTATACCAGTGGACCTTCACGGACCATGTGACTGCACCGCTTCTTGAAGGCTCTTCACAGCGCTTTCATAAGTCACAAACCCCATAAACCAGAACTCGTGGTTGTCGATGGAAATCACTTGTATGTATTTATCAGATGTGTTCACTCTACTTGTTGATGGGTTCACTGCCTTCAGCTGATTCGCCGGAAGTACCACCTGATCATCACATCAAAATCATCAGCCACAGACTTTACAAGGAAGAATGACAGAAAATAGACTGCAAGTGCAAGGTTCTCAAGGAACGAAAAAAGGTTCTCAAGAACCACCCAAATCTTAAAATCAGTTTTCCAAAGATCATGTTGTCAAGAAGCTTTCTGCTTGGTTTAATAGGATTTCAGCTCATGTTAGATGTTTACATTAGAACCAGTCCAAACTCTCAAACTAACAATTATTCAATGGCTCCCCTAGTTTTATCAAGAATGCTACAAGATTTAGCTTACTCTCTTAGGCAAACCACTAAAGTCCTAATTGTCTACATAGGAACTAACATGCAACTACTCAACAATATCGTTAGAATGATTATGTAGTTTCCATTTACTATAAGCGTACACACACTACGTTCTATACGTCAATAACTAGAAATGACAAGAAAATTTGTTATAGTCTATGAATCTATGTAAATAGATGCATTGAAAATGACTTAACTCACTTAACGCTTTATCATGTCACCATCAAATATTACATTCGCTGAATCTTTGTTCTCAAATAGTTTTCTTAGATgtaaatagatataaaataaaagagttagaaagaaaaagtaaccATAGGATAGAGAGCGAGTATACCTTGTAATAGCTCCACAGGGTCTGCTCACCCTCTTTGTAAGAGAGAGGATTGTCACTAGAGAACGCAAGCTTGTGAGTCGAAAGATACATAACTCCCAGGACAGGACCAGCAGATGTAGACAAGTAGCAAGCATAGGTCTTGAGAAGTTTTTCATCAGGAAGGCAATCAAATGTTTGCTTGAAGACCTTCTCGTATCCACCCTCTGCAAGTATTTTTGTCCCCTGAGCAATTCGTGAAACAGCAGCATCTGCTACACTTGGGCCTGTTTTCactgaaaaagaaaggatAGATATCAAAACGTATACTCTCAAGTCTcaattcatataaaatatcatCCCTCCCTCCAACCATATGTATATAATACTAATTCATCACACAAGCGGAGAAATAAAGCCAAAACAACCTATACTAGAGAAGCTTCAAGAGTCAAAGGCAATAACCAGATACAAAGAACTAATTGGCTTAAACTCAAACGGAAGAGCATGAATATCAAAATTGTTGGCTAGATTTAGTGTCGGTGGTTGAACGCGAAGTAAAATTCCGAAGAAGCGCCAATTGATGAACACTAACTTAACCAGAAGGGGCATAACCAATACCATCGTATTCTCCAAGAGACGGTAATCAGATTAATTGGTAATTCATCTAATCGagggggaagaagaagaagaagaagaagcgcTTACAGTGCTGCCAAAAATTTCCGGCGAGATCCTCCGCCTTCTTGGTGGCGTCGGCAGCCATTTTCCCCCATTTCCCTAACGTATCCTTCACCGAATCCATCGTATCTGTCCCCAAACCAagatcaatcaatcaatcaaaggCAGAAATTGGATTAGGATGCGAAATCggatagagagaagaagaactcacTCCTTGGGGCAGGGGAAGGAGAAACGTAAGGATTGGATTCCGCTGGCATGGTGGTTGCGGCGGCACCGGTGGGAATAGgctgaggaggaggaggagtgACGTCGGTAGGATCGAGCTTAGGGTAAGGAGCGTAGTCAGAGGAGTGAGCAGCAGCCTTGGAAGGCTCCGACGCGGCGGCGGGCGTAGAAGAGATCCGGCCATGATCATGATTCTCTTGCCCACTCAtgatttgatgttttcttcttcttctttcgaaatgaactttttatttttttggtttgggttaAGTAATGAAATAAGAGATGGTTCGAATCTCGCAGGcaacaaataataattgaattaAAATGTCTGTCCGCGTTACGTTGGCATTATTAATCGTAAATAATTTAAGTAGCCTCTTTCCCAAAGTCGGTCTAACATATATATCTCGTGCGGTCTTAAACAGTAGACGAAACTTAATGCAATTAGTTTCTGTAACGGATACTAGTATTCAATTATACCTTTCCTCTAGAACATATCCATAATCCATGTATGTACACCGGTTTTGTGCCCGTTTATCTTCCTCAAGAAATTCAGACCTTCTTCACTtacgatttttgttttaactaaaaaatatcttattctAACTTTTTGATTgcttggtttatgttttttagtttGGAGTCCAGACCATAATCCGTCCGTGTGTATTTGGACTGTAAAAACCCACATGCGGTCCACCCAATTGACAGTTCTAATcataataacaacaacaaaacaagttaGATTGTAACCGCTATTGATATACCACAAAAAATTGCTATTTTTTCCGATGAAGGTTAAGAGTGTCTTTATCATTTCGGACATTCGACGataaaattttgttgtgtTGAAAACATAGTTACCATATCAAAAAACTAGTTTtcatccaaaaagaaaagttgattCACATTCTTCTTGATGGTATTTAAACGAATGacatttttttgaagtttcataTAGCTCAAACACTCAACGGTTTAAATGAAGCTTCTTATATAAACCTCAAAATCAGATTGAACCTAAATGATCTTGGGAACTCAAGTCCGTATCCATAAAGCTTACTTTTTATAATCCAAGCAGCATCTAAGTTACATTTATCAAAcctttttccaaattttctaAGACTATATGTGTACAAGGATTTTATTCACAAAATTAACGGTGTTGAAGAAATTCTACAACATCTTTTTCCAAATC
This sequence is a window from Arabidopsis thaliana chromosome 1 sequence. Protein-coding genes within it:
- the FIP1 gene encoding FH interacting protein 1, giving the protein MSGQENHDHGRISSTPAAASEPSKAAAHSSDYAPYPKLDPTDVTPPPPQPIPTGAAATTMPAESNPYVSPSPAPRNTMDSVKDTLGKWGKMAADATKKAEDLAGNFWQHLKTGPSVADAAVSRIAQGTKILAEGGYEKVFKQTFDCLPDEKLLKTYACYLSTSAGPVLGVMYLSTHKLAFSSDNPLSYKEGEQTLWSYYKVVLPANQLKAVNPSTSRVNTSDKYIQVISIDNHEFWFMGFVTYESAVKSLQEAVQSHGP